From a single Streptomyces sp. NBC_00377 genomic region:
- a CDS encoding M16 family metallopeptidase produces the protein MTTDLHEHVDSGDGGSGGDTAALDALAGLVSHTTTDHVPTLYAPSSGNEITAGLFFRVGRADETLATAGITHLVEHLALHRLGLSDLHYNGATANAYTLFHVTGSEEEVVEYLNSVCAGLRDLPMQRLETEKEILRTEAAGRGGGPQHRMPLWRYGARGYGLSSYNELGTWSLTPDQVRHWAETRFTRDNAVLWITGDHVPDGLDLSLPGGTRLPAPAATSALPTTPAYIGGDDGHVVLTSVIRRSTAGSVFADVLGRALFQDLRQEGGYSYSAEADYSPRDADFATLTAYADSLPHKQDAVVGGFVDTLARLRAGRIEQSELDSARAKLLKVYDSPDLAASALPSYALSLLLGHPILTPEQHRAELNAVTTDDLREVAREAWADALVQVPGRGLDWAGLTLAPQYSPTALTGTRHQSLEDDEVTLVIGAEGVSLLTPRGPVTVRYDACSAMTTRPDGARTLTGHDGFSVTVEPTLYRGVKPERIAALDAAVPPQVVVPMPAREPDHIPQPRKRDSAARPSGAKGSLWAWTSALWLVGLLAAVWGLLCAVITADEASVAAPEWDVVTGVWILELPLLFATWKVYAARRQRRRA, from the coding sequence ATGACCACCGACCTGCACGAGCACGTCGACAGCGGCGACGGCGGCAGCGGCGGCGACACCGCCGCACTCGACGCTCTCGCCGGCCTCGTCTCCCACACCACCACGGACCACGTCCCCACCCTCTACGCCCCCTCCTCCGGCAACGAGATCACCGCCGGTCTCTTCTTCCGGGTGGGCCGCGCCGACGAGACCCTGGCCACCGCCGGCATCACCCATCTCGTCGAGCACCTCGCCCTGCACCGCCTCGGCCTGTCCGACCTGCACTACAACGGCGCGACGGCGAACGCCTACACCCTCTTCCACGTCACCGGCAGCGAGGAGGAGGTGGTCGAGTACCTCAACAGCGTGTGCGCCGGGCTGCGGGACCTGCCGATGCAGCGGCTGGAGACGGAGAAGGAGATCCTGCGCACCGAGGCGGCCGGCCGTGGCGGCGGCCCCCAGCACCGGATGCCGCTCTGGCGGTACGGCGCCCGCGGCTACGGGCTGTCCAGCTACAACGAGCTCGGCACCTGGAGCCTGACTCCCGATCAGGTGCGCCACTGGGCCGAGACCCGCTTCACCAGGGACAACGCGGTGCTGTGGATCACCGGCGACCACGTGCCCGACGGCCTGGACCTCAGTCTTCCCGGCGGCACCCGCCTCCCCGCCCCGGCCGCGACCAGCGCGCTGCCCACCACCCCCGCGTACATCGGCGGCGACGACGGCCATGTCGTCCTCACCTCGGTGATCCGCCGCTCCACCGCGGGCAGTGTCTTCGCGGACGTGCTGGGCCGCGCCCTCTTCCAGGACCTGCGCCAGGAGGGCGGCTACTCGTACTCCGCGGAGGCCGACTACTCCCCGCGCGACGCCGACTTCGCCACCCTCACCGCGTACGCGGACTCCCTGCCGCACAAGCAGGACGCGGTCGTCGGCGGCTTCGTCGACACCCTCGCCCGGCTGCGCGCCGGCCGCATCGAGCAGTCCGAACTGGACTCCGCCCGCGCCAAGCTCCTCAAGGTGTACGACTCACCCGACCTCGCGGCCTCCGCGCTCCCCTCGTACGCGCTGAGTCTGCTGCTCGGGCACCCGATCCTCACTCCCGAGCAGCACCGGGCCGAGCTGAACGCGGTGACGACGGACGATCTGCGCGAGGTCGCCCGCGAGGCATGGGCCGACGCGCTGGTCCAGGTACCGGGCCGGGGCCTGGACTGGGCGGGGCTCACCCTCGCCCCGCAGTACTCGCCGACCGCCCTCACCGGCACCCGCCACCAGTCCCTGGAGGACGACGAGGTCACCCTCGTCATCGGCGCCGAGGGCGTGAGCCTGCTGACGCCCAGGGGTCCGGTCACCGTCCGCTACGACGCCTGCTCGGCGATGACCACCCGCCCCGACGGCGCCCGCACCCTGACCGGCCACGACGGCTTCTCCGTCACCGTGGAGCCCACCCTGTACCGGGGGGTGAAGCCGGAACGGATCGCGGCGCTGGACGCGGCCGTACCCCCGCAGGTGGTGGTCCCGATGCCGGCCCGCGAGCCCGACCACATCCCGCAGCCGCGCAAACGGGACTCGGCCGCGCGGCCCTCGGGCGCCAAAGGCTCCCTCTGGGCCTGGACGAGCGCGCTGTGGCTGGTCGGCCTGCTCGCCGCGGTGTGGGGCCTGCTGTGCGCGGTCATCACGGCCGACGAGGCCTCGGTGGCCGCTCCGGAGTGGGACGTGGTGACAGGCGTCTGGATCTTGGAACTCCCCCTGCTCTTCGCGACCTGGAAGGTCTACGCGGCCCGCAGGCAACGCAGGCGAGCCTGA
- the glmS gene encoding glutamine--fructose-6-phosphate transaminase (isomerizing) yields MCGIVGYVGSQSALEVVMAGLRRLEYRGYDSAGVAVLADGGLAAARKAGKLVNLEKELGARPLPTGTTAIGHTRWATHGGPTDANAHPHLDNAGRVAVVHNGIIENFAGLRAELAERGHELLSETDTEVVAHLLAEEFSVTADLAEAMRLVCRRLEGAFTLVAAHADEPDVVVGARRNSPLVVGVGEGEAFLASDVAAFIAHTRSAIELGQDQVVELRRDGVTVTGFDGSPADVRSYHVDWDASAAEKGGYDYFMLKEIAEQPKAVADTLLGRIDVSGALTLDEVRIPASELREVDKVVIVACGTAFHAGLIAKYAIEHWTRIPCEVELASEFRYRDPILDARSLVIAISQSGETMDTLMALRHAREQGSRVLAICNTNGSTIPRESDAVLYTHAGPEVAVASTKAFLTQLVACYLVALYLGQVRGTKWGDEIRAAILDLAQIPGAVERVLGTMGPVRELARSLAHKDTVLFLGRHVGYPVALEGALKLKELAYMHAEGFAAGELKHGPIALIEEDLPVVVVVPSPRGRSVLHDKIVSNIQEIRARGARTIVIAEEGDEAVVPYADHLVRIPVTPVLLSPLVATVPLQVFACELATARGNEVDQPRNLAKSVTVE; encoded by the coding sequence ATGTGCGGAATCGTGGGATACGTGGGGTCTCAGTCGGCGCTAGAGGTCGTCATGGCCGGGCTGAGACGGCTGGAGTACCGGGGCTACGACTCGGCGGGTGTCGCCGTGCTGGCGGACGGGGGACTCGCCGCCGCGAGGAAGGCGGGCAAGCTCGTCAACCTGGAGAAGGAACTCGGGGCGCGGCCGCTGCCGACCGGGACCACGGCCATCGGGCACACCCGGTGGGCCACCCATGGCGGGCCGACGGATGCCAACGCGCATCCGCACCTCGACAACGCCGGACGCGTCGCCGTGGTGCACAACGGGATCATCGAGAACTTCGCCGGGCTGCGGGCCGAACTGGCCGAGCGGGGGCACGAGCTGCTCTCCGAGACCGACACCGAGGTGGTCGCCCATCTGCTCGCCGAGGAGTTCTCGGTGACGGCCGACCTCGCCGAGGCCATGCGGCTGGTGTGCCGGCGGCTGGAGGGGGCGTTCACGCTGGTCGCGGCGCACGCGGACGAACCGGATGTGGTGGTCGGGGCGCGGCGCAACTCGCCGCTCGTGGTGGGCGTCGGCGAGGGCGAGGCCTTTCTCGCCTCGGACGTCGCCGCGTTCATCGCCCATACGCGGTCGGCGATCGAGCTGGGTCAGGACCAGGTCGTCGAGCTGCGGCGGGACGGTGTGACGGTGACCGGCTTCGACGGCTCTCCGGCCGACGTGCGTTCCTATCACGTCGACTGGGACGCGTCGGCCGCGGAGAAGGGGGGCTACGACTACTTCATGCTCAAGGAGATCGCCGAGCAGCCCAAGGCGGTCGCCGACACCCTGCTCGGCCGCATCGACGTCTCCGGGGCGCTGACGCTCGACGAGGTGCGGATCCCGGCCTCCGAGCTGCGGGAGGTCGACAAGGTCGTCATCGTCGCGTGCGGTACGGCTTTCCACGCGGGTCTCATCGCCAAGTACGCCATCGAGCACTGGACGCGGATCCCGTGCGAGGTGGAGCTCGCCAGTGAGTTCCGCTACCGGGATCCGATCCTCGACGCGCGCTCCCTGGTCATCGCCATCTCGCAGTCCGGGGAGACGATGGACACGCTCATGGCGCTGCGGCACGCCCGGGAGCAGGGGTCCAGGGTGCTGGCGATCTGCAACACCAACGGGTCGACGATCCCCCGGGAGTCGGACGCGGTGCTGTACACGCACGCGGGGCCGGAGGTGGCCGTCGCGTCGACCAAGGCGTTCCTGACGCAGCTGGTGGCCTGCTATCTCGTCGCGCTGTACCTCGGCCAGGTGCGCGGCACCAAGTGGGGCGACGAGATCCGGGCCGCCATCCTGGATCTCGCGCAGATCCCCGGCGCGGTCGAGCGGGTGCTGGGGACCATGGGGCCGGTGCGGGAGCTGGCGCGGTCCCTCGCCCACAAGGACACCGTGCTGTTCCTGGGACGGCACGTGGGATACCCCGTCGCGCTGGAGGGCGCGCTGAAGCTGAAGGAGCTCGCCTACATGCACGCGGAGGGCTTCGCCGCCGGTGAGCTGAAGCACGGGCCGATCGCGCTCATCGAGGAGGATCTGCCGGTGGTGGTCGTCGTCCCCTCGCCGCGCGGGCGGTCCGTCCTGCACGACAAGATCGTGTCCAACATCCAGGAGATCCGGGCCCGGGGGGCGCGGACGATCGTCATCGCGGAGGAGGGGGACGAGGCGGTGGTGCCGTACGCCGACCATCTCGTGCGGATCCCGGTCACGCCGGTGCTGCTGTCGCCGCTCGTCGCGACGGTCCCCCTCCAGGTGTTCGCGTGCGAGCTGGCCACGGCGCGGGGCAACGAGGTCGACCAGCCGCGGAACCTGGCGAAGTCGGTGACGGTGGAGTGA
- the coaA gene encoding type I pantothenate kinase → MPRSAHRHRPEATPYVDLTRSEWSALREKTPLPLTAEEVEKLRGLGDVIDLDEVRDIYLPLSRLLNLYVGATDGLRGALNTFLGEQGSQSGTPFVIGVAGSVAVGKSTVARLLQALLSRWPEHPRVELVTTDGFLLPTAELESRGLMSRKGFPESYDRRALTRFVADIKAGKGEVTAPVYSHLIYDIVPDRKLTVRRPDILIVEGLNVLQPALPGQDGRTRVGLADYFDFSVYVDASAEDIERWYLNRFRKLRHTAFQNPDSYFRKYTQVSEEEAVDYARTLWRTINKPNLVENIAPTRGRATLVVRKGQDHKVRRLSLRKL, encoded by the coding sequence ATGCCCCGGAGCGCCCACCGGCACAGGCCGGAGGCGACTCCCTACGTCGACCTCACCCGCTCCGAGTGGAGCGCGCTGCGCGAGAAGACCCCGCTGCCGCTGACCGCCGAGGAGGTCGAGAAGCTGCGTGGCCTCGGTGACGTCATCGACCTCGACGAGGTACGCGACATCTACCTGCCGCTGTCCCGTCTCCTGAACCTCTACGTCGGCGCCACCGACGGCCTGCGCGGAGCTCTGAACACCTTCCTCGGCGAACAGGGCTCACAGTCGGGCACCCCGTTCGTGATAGGCGTCGCGGGCTCCGTGGCGGTCGGCAAGTCGACGGTCGCCCGGCTCCTCCAGGCCCTGCTGTCCCGCTGGCCGGAACACCCCCGCGTGGAGCTGGTCACGACGGACGGTTTCCTGCTCCCCACCGCGGAACTCGAATCCCGCGGCCTGATGTCCCGCAAGGGCTTCCCCGAGTCCTACGACCGCCGCGCGCTGACCCGCTTCGTGGCCGACATCAAGGCGGGCAAGGGCGAGGTCACCGCCCCCGTCTACTCCCACCTGATCTACGACATCGTCCCGGACCGCAAACTCACCGTCCGGCGCCCCGACATCCTGATCGTCGAGGGTCTGAACGTCCTTCAGCCCGCCCTCCCCGGCCAGGACGGCCGCACCCGCGTCGGGCTCGCCGACTACTTCGACTTCAGCGTGTACGTCGACGCGAGCGCCGAGGACATCGAGCGCTGGTACCTCAACCGGTTCCGGAAACTGCGCCACACGGCCTTCCAGAACCCGGACTCGTACTTCAGGAAGTACACCCAGGTCTCCGAGGAGGAGGCCGTCGACTACGCCCGCACCCTCTGGCGCACCATCAACAAGCCCAACCTGGTGGAGAACATCGCTCCCACCCGGGGCCGGGCCACCCTCGTCGTCCGCAAGGGCCAGGACCACAAGGTCCGCCGCCTGAGTCTGCGCAAACTCTGA
- a CDS encoding DUF389 domain-containing protein, which produces MLHLRLITPSDRTDDVVRLIERTVGATHLVVVPGAARNPAGDVVMCDVAREAGDELLSELQELGIDRTGSIAVENIDLSLSRRADKAEAEAPGEGADAVLWEHLTDATHEESTLSVTYLAFITLATMIAACGVVLDNAVLIVGAMAVGPEFGPLAGVSTSIVQRAPRLALRSLIALLVGFAVAMSVTVGFSLFMDAIDLFSKAQLEADRPQTGFVYAPDAFSFIVAVLAGAAGTLSLTSAKSGALVGVAISVTTVPAAANAAVALSYGDTEQTWGSTEQLLLNLLGIILAGTLTLLAQKYFWARQRRPRHPA; this is translated from the coding sequence ATGCTGCACCTGCGCCTGATCACCCCGTCGGACCGGACCGACGACGTGGTCCGTCTGATCGAGAGGACCGTCGGCGCCACCCACCTCGTGGTGGTGCCGGGGGCGGCCCGCAACCCGGCCGGCGATGTCGTGATGTGCGACGTCGCGCGCGAGGCGGGCGACGAACTCCTCAGCGAACTCCAGGAGTTGGGAATCGACCGGACCGGCTCGATCGCCGTGGAGAACATCGATCTCTCGCTCTCGCGGCGGGCCGACAAGGCGGAGGCGGAGGCGCCGGGCGAGGGCGCCGACGCGGTCCTGTGGGAGCACCTCACGGATGCCACCCACGAGGAGTCGACGCTCTCCGTCACGTACCTCGCGTTCATCACCCTCGCCACGATGATCGCGGCCTGCGGTGTGGTGCTCGACAACGCGGTCCTGATCGTGGGCGCGATGGCGGTGGGCCCGGAGTTCGGCCCGCTGGCCGGTGTCTCCACGTCGATCGTGCAACGCGCTCCCCGCCTGGCCCTGCGCTCCCTGATCGCCCTGCTGGTCGGTTTCGCCGTCGCGATGTCGGTGACGGTGGGCTTCAGCCTCTTCATGGACGCGATCGACCTGTTCAGCAAGGCGCAACTGGAGGCCGACCGCCCCCAGACCGGCTTCGTCTACGCCCCCGACGCCTTCTCCTTCATCGTGGCCGTCCTGGCGGGCGCCGCCGGCACCCTCTCCCTGACCTCGGCGAAGTCCGGCGCCCTGGTGGGCGTGGCCATCTCGGTGACGACGGTCCCGGCAGCCGCCAACGCGGCCGTGGCCCTCAGCTACGGCGACACCGAACAGACCTGGGGCTCGACGGAACAACTCCTGCTGAACCTGCTGGGCATCATCCTGGCGGGAACACTGACCCTGCTGGCCCAGAAGTACTTCTGGGCCAGACAACGCCGCCCACGCCACCCCGCCTAG
- the glmM gene encoding phosphoglucosamine mutase has protein sequence MGRLFGTDGVRGVANADLTAEMALGLSVAAAHVLAEAGTFEGHRPVAVVGRDPRASGEFLEAAVVAGLASAGVDVLKVGVLPTPAVAYLTGVLGADLGVMLSASHNAMPDNGIKFFARGGHKLADELEDAIESVFEEHRTGAPWSRPTGSGVGRVRSYDEGFDRYVAHLIAVLPNRLDGLRIVLDEAHGAAARVSPEAFTRAGAEVVTIGAEPDGLNINDGCGSTHLDKLKAAVIEHGAAFGIAHDGDADRCLAVDHTGDEIDGDQILAVLALSMRERGVLRSDTVVATVMSNLGFKLAMEREGIQLVQAAVGDRYVLEEMKQHGYALGGEQSGHVIILDHATTGDGTLTGLMLAARVAESGRSLRELASVMERLPQVLINVPDVDRSRVADSAELAAAVGEAERELGATGRVLLRPSGTESLVRVMVEAADIDQARSVAGRLADVVKSALG, from the coding sequence GTGGGACGACTCTTCGGCACGGACGGCGTGCGCGGTGTCGCCAACGCGGATCTGACGGCGGAGATGGCCCTCGGCCTGTCCGTCGCGGCGGCGCACGTGCTGGCCGAGGCGGGCACCTTCGAGGGCCACCGGCCGGTGGCCGTCGTCGGACGGGACCCGCGCGCCTCCGGAGAGTTCCTGGAAGCCGCTGTGGTCGCCGGCCTCGCGAGCGCGGGCGTGGACGTGCTGAAGGTCGGCGTGCTGCCGACGCCCGCCGTCGCGTACCTCACCGGCGTGCTCGGCGCCGACCTCGGCGTGATGCTCTCCGCCAGCCACAACGCCATGCCCGACAACGGCATCAAGTTCTTCGCCCGCGGTGGCCACAAGCTCGCCGACGAACTCGAGGACGCGATCGAGTCCGTCTTCGAGGAGCACCGCACCGGCGCGCCCTGGAGCCGGCCGACCGGCAGCGGTGTGGGACGCGTGCGGTCGTACGACGAAGGGTTCGACCGCTACGTCGCGCACCTCATCGCCGTGCTTCCCAACCGGCTGGACGGGCTGCGGATCGTCCTCGACGAGGCGCACGGCGCCGCCGCCCGGGTGTCCCCGGAGGCGTTCACGCGGGCCGGCGCGGAGGTCGTCACCATCGGGGCCGAGCCCGACGGGCTCAACATCAACGACGGGTGCGGGTCCACTCACCTGGACAAGCTGAAGGCCGCGGTCATCGAGCACGGGGCCGCCTTCGGCATCGCGCACGACGGCGACGCCGACCGGTGCCTGGCCGTGGACCACACGGGTGACGAGATCGACGGGGACCAGATCCTCGCGGTGCTCGCGCTGTCCATGCGGGAGCGGGGCGTGCTGCGGTCCGACACCGTGGTCGCGACCGTCATGTCCAACCTCGGCTTCAAGCTGGCCATGGAGCGCGAAGGTATTCAGCTCGTGCAGGCCGCCGTCGGCGACCGGTACGTGCTGGAGGAGATGAAGCAGCACGGCTACGCGCTCGGCGGCGAGCAGTCCGGCCATGTGATCATCCTCGACCACGCGACGACCGGTGACGGGACGCTGACGGGGCTGATGCTGGCGGCGCGGGTCGCCGAGAGCGGACGTTCGCTGCGGGAACTGGCCTCCGTGATGGAGCGGTTGCCTCAGGTGCTGATCAATGTGCCGGACGTCGACAGGTCGCGGGTCGCGGACTCGGCGGAGCTGGCGGCTGCCGTGGGCGAGGCGGAGCGGGAACTCGGGGCTACCGGGCGGGTGTTGCTTCGGCCCTCGGGGACCGAGTCGCTCGTGCGGGTCATGGTCGAGGCTGCCGATATCGATCAGGCGCGCTCTGTCGCCGGGCGGCTGGCGGATGTGGTGAAGTCGGCGCTGGGTTAG
- the rpsI gene encoding 30S ribosomal protein S9, which produces MAETTAEQPLEETELVDIESYTTESEVPVEGEYTSESLASRFGEAQPAAGLGRRKNAIARVRIVPGTGKWKINGRTLEDYFPNKVHQQEVNEPFKVLELDGRYDVIARIAGGGVSGQAGALRLGVARALNEADVDNNRGALKKAGFLTRDDRAVERKKAGLKKARKAPQYSKR; this is translated from the coding sequence GTGGCCGAGACCACTGCCGAGCAGCCGCTCGAAGAGACCGAGCTCGTCGACATCGAGAGCTACACCACCGAGTCCGAGGTCCCCGTCGAGGGTGAGTACACCTCGGAGTCCCTCGCGTCCCGCTTCGGCGAGGCCCAGCCGGCCGCCGGCCTGGGCCGTCGTAAGAACGCCATCGCCCGCGTCCGGATCGTTCCGGGCACCGGCAAGTGGAAGATCAACGGTCGCACCCTCGAGGACTACTTCCCGAACAAGGTGCACCAGCAGGAAGTCAACGAGCCCTTCAAGGTGCTCGAGCTCGACGGCCGCTACGACGTCATCGCCCGCATCGCGGGTGGCGGTGTCTCCGGTCAGGCCGGTGCGCTCCGTCTCGGTGTCGCCCGCGCGCTGAACGAGGCCGACGTCGACAACAACCGTGGCGCCCTCAAGAAGGCCGGCTTCCTCACGCGTGACGACCGCGCGGTCGAGCGCAAGAAGGCCGGTCTCAAGAAGGCCCGCAAGGCCCCGCAGTACAGCAAGCGCTAA
- the rplM gene encoding 50S ribosomal protein L13, with amino-acid sequence MRTYSPKPGDVTRQWHVIDAQDIVLGRLATTAASLLRGKHKPIYAPHVDTGDFVIIINADKVHLSGNKRTQKMAYRHSGYPGGLRSVRYDDLLANNPEKAVEKAVKGMLPKNTLGRQMLSKLKVYKGDVHPHAAQQPVPFEITQVAQ; translated from the coding sequence GTGCGTACGTACAGCCCCAAGCCCGGCGATGTGACGCGCCAGTGGCACGTCATCGACGCTCAGGACATCGTCCTGGGCCGTCTCGCCACCACTGCCGCGTCCCTCCTCCGGGGCAAGCACAAGCCGATCTACGCGCCCCACGTCGACACCGGTGACTTCGTCATCATCATCAACGCCGACAAGGTGCACCTGTCCGGCAACAAGCGGACCCAGAAGATGGCGTACCGCCACTCCGGCTACCCGGGCGGTCTGCGCTCCGTGCGCTACGACGACCTCCTGGCGAACAACCCCGAGAAGGCCGTCGAGAAGGCCGTCAAGGGCATGCTCCCCAAGAACACGCTGGGCCGTCAGATGCTGTCGAAGCTGAAGGTCTACAAGGGTGACGTGCACCCGCACGCGGCGCAGCAGCCCGTGCCGTTCGAGATCACCCAGGTCGCGCAGTAA
- the truA gene encoding tRNA pseudouridine(38-40) synthase TruA — protein MSDEVQPGSVRVRMDLSYDGSGFSGWAKQAGGRRTVQGEIEDALRTVTRSKDTTYELTVAGRTDAGVHARGQVAHVDLPEELWAEHREKLLKRLAGRLDKDVRIWSLEEAPAGFNARFSAIWRRYAYRVTDDPGGVDPLLRSHVLWHDWPLDVDAMNEAARRLLGEHDFAAYCKRREGATTIRTLQELSLLRGEDGVITATVRADAFCHNMVRSLIGALLFVGDGHRSAEWPGKVLAAGVRDSAVHVVRPHGLTLEEVGYPADELLAARNKEARNKRTLPGAGCC, from the coding sequence GTGAGTGACGAGGTACAGCCCGGGTCCGTACGGGTCCGGATGGATCTCTCGTACGACGGGAGCGGATTCTCCGGGTGGGCCAAGCAGGCCGGCGGGCGGCGGACCGTGCAGGGGGAGATCGAGGACGCCCTGCGGACCGTGACGCGGTCCAAGGACACCACGTACGAGCTGACGGTGGCCGGGCGGACGGACGCCGGTGTGCACGCGCGCGGGCAGGTGGCACACGTCGACCTGCCGGAGGAGCTCTGGGCCGAGCACCGCGAGAAGCTGCTGAAGCGGCTTGCCGGACGGCTCGACAAGGACGTACGGATCTGGTCCCTCGAAGAGGCGCCGGCCGGATTCAACGCACGCTTCTCGGCGATCTGGCGGCGGTACGCGTACCGGGTCACGGACGATCCGGGGGGCGTCGACCCGCTGCTGCGCAGCCACGTCCTCTGGCACGACTGGCCACTGGACGTCGACGCCATGAACGAGGCCGCCCGGCGGCTGCTCGGCGAGCACGACTTCGCGGCCTACTGCAAGCGGCGGGAGGGGGCGACGACCATTCGCACCCTCCAGGAGCTGAGCCTGCTGCGGGGCGAGGACGGTGTGATCACCGCGACCGTCCGGGCCGACGCGTTCTGCCACAACATGGTGCGTTCCCTGATCGGGGCCCTGCTGTTCGTGGGCGACGGGCACCGGTCCGCGGAGTGGCCGGGGAAGGTGCTGGCCGCGGGTGTGCGGGACTCTGCCGTGCATGTCGTACGGCCGCACGGGCTGACGCTGGAGGAGGTCGGCTACCCGGCCGACGAGCTGCTCGCCGCACGCAACAAGGAGGCGCGCAACAAGCGGACGCTGCCCGGGGCCGGGTGCTGCTGA
- the rplQ gene encoding 50S ribosomal protein L17: MPKPTKGARLGGSAAHEKLLLANLAKSLFEHGRITTTEAKARKLRPYAERLVTKAKKGDLHNRRQVLQVITDKSVVHTLFTEIGPRYENRPGGYTRITKIGNRRGDNAPMAVIELVEALTVAQQATGEAEAATKRAVKEDAVKKDEVVEDAKPADEAAADEAPAEESKDA, encoded by the coding sequence ATGCCGAAGCCCACCAAGGGTGCCCGTCTGGGCGGCAGCGCCGCGCACGAGAAGCTGCTCCTCGCGAACCTCGCGAAGTCGCTCTTCGAGCACGGCCGCATCACCACCACCGAGGCGAAGGCGCGCAAGCTGCGTCCGTACGCCGAGCGTCTGGTCACCAAGGCGAAGAAGGGCGACCTTCACAACCGCCGTCAGGTGCTCCAGGTGATCACGGACAAGAGCGTCGTGCACACGCTCTTCACCGAGATCGGCCCGCGCTACGAGAACCGTCCGGGTGGTTACACCCGCATCACCAAGATCGGTAACCGTCGTGGCGACAACGCGCCCATGGCTGTCATCGAGCTGGTCGAGGCGCTGACCGTCGCGCAGCAGGCCACCGGTGAGGCCGAGGCCGCCACCAAGCGTGCGGTCAAGGAAGACGCCGTCAAGAAGGACGAGGTCGTCGAGGACGCCAAGCCCGCCGACGAGGCCGCGGCCGACGAGGCTCCGGCCGAGGAGTCCAAGGACGCCTGA
- a CDS encoding DNA-directed RNA polymerase subunit alpha, with translation MLIAQRPSLTEEVVDEFRSRFVIEPLEPGFGYTLGNSLRRTLLSSIPGAAVTSIRIDGVLHEFTTVPGVKEDVTDLILNIKQLVVSSEHDEPVVMYLRKQGPGLVTAADIAPPAGVEVHNPDLVLATLNGKGKLEMELTVERGRGYVSAVQNKQLGQEIGRVPVDSIYSPVLKVTYKVEATRVEQRTDFDKLIVDVETKQAMRPRDAMASAGKTLVELFGLARELNIDAEGIDMGPSPTDAALAADLALPIEELELTVRSYNCLKREGIHSVGELVARSEADLLDIRNFGAKSIDEVKAKLAGMGLALKDSPPGFDPTAAADAFGADDDADAGFVETEQY, from the coding sequence ATGCTGATCGCTCAGCGTCCCTCGTTGACCGAAGAGGTCGTCGACGAATTCCGCTCCCGGTTCGTGATCGAGCCGCTGGAGCCGGGCTTCGGTTACACCCTCGGCAACTCCCTTCGCCGGACCCTCCTCTCCTCGATCCCGGGTGCGGCGGTCACGTCCATCCGTATCGACGGCGTGCTGCACGAGTTCACCACCGTGCCGGGCGTCAAGGAGGACGTCACCGACCTGATCCTCAACATCAAGCAGCTGGTCGTCTCCTCGGAGCACGACGAGCCGGTCGTGATGTACCTGCGCAAGCAGGGCCCGGGTCTGGTCACCGCCGCCGACATCGCGCCCCCGGCCGGTGTCGAGGTCCACAACCCCGACCTCGTCCTCGCCACGCTCAACGGCAAGGGCAAGCTGGAGATGGAGCTGACCGTCGAGCGCGGTCGCGGTTACGTCTCCGCCGTGCAGAACAAGCAGCTCGGTCAGGAGATCGGGCGCGTCCCGGTCGACTCGATCTACTCGCCGGTTCTCAAGGTCACGTACAAGGTCGAGGCCACGCGTGTCGAGCAGCGCACCGACTTCGACAAGCTGATCGTCGACGTCGAGACCAAGCAGGCGATGCGTCCCCGTGACGCCATGGCCTCCGCCGGTAAGACGCTGGTCGAGCTGTTCGGTCTCGCCCGCGAGCTGAACATCGACGCCGAGGGCATCGACATGGGCCCGTCCCCCACGGACGCCGCCCTCGCCGCTGATCTCGCCCTGCCGATCGAGGAGCTCGAGCTCACCGTTCGGTCGTACAACTGCCTCAAGCGTGAGGGCATCCACTCCGTGGGTGAGCTCGTGGCCCGCTCCGAGGCCGACCTCCTGGACATCCGCAACTTCGGTGCGAAGTCCATCGACGAGGTCAAGGCGAAGCTGGCCGGAATGGGCCTGGCGCTCAAGGACAGCCCGCCCGGATTCGACCCGACCGCCGCCGCGGACGCCTTCGGCGCCGACGACGACGCGGACGCCGGGTTCGTGGAGACCGAGCAGTACTGA